One window of the Runella slithyformis DSM 19594 genome contains the following:
- a CDS encoding efflux RND transporter permease subunit yields the protein MNKFIRGIVGFSLKNRFFVFFMTGVLVISGVLSYLNTPLEAFPDVTNTQIIVVTEWNGRSAEEIERFVTVPIEVSMNSVQRKTNVRSITMFGLSIIKIIFEDDVEDFFARQQVNNQLRTVSLPEGVEPDVQPPYGPTGEIFRFTLESKDRDSRELLTLHNWIIDRQLRSVPGVADVVAFGGREKMYEIQVNPTQLAKYDITPLEVYQAVTKSNINVGGDVIERNGQAYVVRGIGLLNTIPDIENIIVEYVNDNPVLVKNVAEVKESNLPRVGQAGLNHNDDVVEGIVVQRKGENPSEVLGRVKAKIEELNTKILPPDVKMVTFYDRDNLIAFCTKTVLHNLFEGILFVTVIVFLFMADWRTTLIVSIIIPLALLFAFMCLRLKGMSANLLSMGAVDFGIIIDGAVVMVEGIFVALDHLAHKNGMERFNKLAKLGLIKKTGGELGKAVFFSKLIIITALIPIFSFQKVEGKMFSPLAYTLGFALLGALLYTLTLVPVLCSFLLRKNVREKNNPIVHFFDRTVSAGFEWCYRNKKISVLVSFLLLGSTLFSASFLGTEFLPQLNEGALWVEAKLPMSSSLNETVKMVKVLRSKLMEFPEVNGVLSQTGRSNDGTDPSGFYYVQMQVNLKPKDEWTRKITNDQLVEEMDAKLKQFQGINYNYSQPIIDNVAEAVAGMNASNAVKIFGDDLELLNQNANKVIEAIKNVPGIKDVGILRNIGQPEMSVLFDEQKMALYGVSTADAQAVIEMAIGGKTASILYEGERKFEIRLRYQETYRRTEDDIQRLMVPTLKGSKIPIKEIAKIRKVTGPAFVYRDNNKRFIGVKFSVRERDLGSTIAEAQSKVAPILKSLPKGYSVNWTGEFENQVRATRQLGQVVPVCLIAIFIILFIMFGNAKDAGLVLANVPFAIMGGILAIHVTGINFGISAGVGFIALFGICIQNGVILISVFNKNVSSRMSLDTAIREGVKSRIRPVVMTAMMAAIGLLPAAVSTGIGSETQKPLAIVVIGGLITATVLTLMIFPIIYRFFYRHNVHTIKDLE from the coding sequence ATGAATAAATTTATCAGAGGAATTGTCGGATTTTCATTGAAAAACCGCTTTTTTGTGTTCTTCATGACGGGAGTTCTGGTCATTTCGGGCGTGTTGAGTTACCTCAATACACCGCTTGAAGCCTTTCCCGACGTTACCAATACGCAGATCATTGTTGTAACCGAGTGGAACGGGCGCAGTGCCGAAGAAATTGAACGCTTCGTGACGGTGCCCATCGAGGTGTCTATGAACTCAGTGCAGCGTAAGACCAACGTGCGCAGCATTACCATGTTTGGACTGAGTATTATCAAAATTATCTTTGAAGATGATGTAGAGGACTTCTTTGCCCGGCAGCAGGTCAATAACCAACTCCGAACGGTTTCGCTGCCCGAAGGGGTTGAGCCCGACGTACAGCCTCCGTATGGCCCCACGGGCGAGATTTTCAGGTTTACGCTTGAAAGCAAGGACCGCGACAGTCGAGAGTTGCTTACGTTACACAATTGGATCATTGACCGTCAGTTGCGCAGTGTACCGGGCGTAGCGGATGTGGTGGCCTTTGGCGGGCGCGAAAAAATGTACGAGATTCAGGTGAATCCTACGCAGTTGGCCAAATACGACATTACTCCGCTGGAAGTGTATCAGGCGGTCACGAAAAGTAATATCAATGTGGGCGGTGATGTGATTGAACGAAATGGCCAGGCCTATGTCGTACGGGGGATCGGTCTGCTCAATACGATTCCTGATATTGAAAATATCATTGTAGAATATGTAAATGATAATCCTGTACTGGTAAAAAACGTTGCCGAGGTCAAAGAGTCCAACCTGCCGAGGGTCGGACAGGCAGGGCTTAACCACAATGACGACGTCGTGGAAGGGATCGTAGTACAGCGCAAAGGCGAAAACCCGAGCGAAGTTTTGGGAAGGGTAAAAGCAAAAATTGAAGAGCTGAATACCAAGATCCTGCCGCCGGATGTCAAGATGGTCACGTTTTATGACCGCGATAATTTGATCGCCTTTTGTACCAAAACGGTGTTACACAACCTCTTTGAAGGGATTTTGTTTGTGACGGTCATCGTCTTTCTGTTTATGGCTGATTGGCGCACTACCCTCATCGTATCCATCATTATTCCGCTGGCCCTGCTGTTTGCATTTATGTGCCTGCGGCTCAAGGGTATGTCGGCCAACCTTCTTTCCATGGGGGCGGTAGATTTCGGGATCATCATCGACGGGGCCGTGGTGATGGTAGAGGGCATATTTGTGGCGCTTGATCACCTGGCGCATAAGAACGGTATGGAGCGGTTCAATAAACTCGCTAAGCTGGGGCTGATCAAAAAAACGGGTGGAGAATTGGGAAAAGCCGTATTCTTTTCCAAACTTATCATCATCACGGCTCTCATTCCCATTTTCAGTTTTCAGAAAGTGGAGGGTAAAATGTTCAGTCCGCTGGCCTATACCCTGGGTTTTGCCCTGTTGGGTGCCTTGCTCTACACCCTTACGCTGGTGCCGGTGCTTTGTTCGTTTTTGCTGCGGAAAAACGTTCGGGAAAAAAACAACCCTATCGTACATTTCTTTGACCGTACCGTTTCGGCCGGATTTGAATGGTGTTATCGCAATAAAAAGATCAGTGTCCTGGTATCCTTCCTGCTCTTGGGTTCTACGTTATTTTCAGCGTCATTTTTGGGTACGGAGTTTCTTCCGCAACTCAACGAAGGGGCCTTGTGGGTGGAAGCCAAATTGCCCATGAGCAGTTCACTCAACGAAACCGTGAAAATGGTAAAAGTGCTGCGGAGTAAATTGATGGAATTTCCGGAGGTCAATGGCGTACTTTCCCAAACCGGACGCTCCAACGACGGTACGGACCCTTCCGGTTTTTACTACGTACAAATGCAGGTAAACCTTAAACCCAAAGACGAGTGGACGCGAAAGATCACCAACGACCAACTCGTGGAGGAAATGGATGCCAAGCTCAAGCAGTTTCAGGGCATCAATTATAACTATTCGCAGCCGATTATTGATAACGTAGCCGAGGCCGTAGCGGGGATGAACGCCAGCAATGCCGTTAAGATCTTTGGGGATGACCTGGAACTGCTCAATCAAAATGCCAATAAAGTGATAGAAGCCATCAAAAACGTGCCGGGTATCAAGGATGTGGGTATTTTGCGCAACATCGGTCAGCCCGAAATGAGCGTATTGTTTGATGAGCAAAAAATGGCCCTCTACGGGGTGAGCACAGCTGACGCCCAGGCGGTTATTGAAATGGCCATCGGCGGCAAGACCGCTTCGATCCTCTACGAAGGTGAGCGAAAGTTTGAGATCAGACTTCGTTATCAGGAGACCTACCGCCGTACCGAGGACGATATACAACGATTGATGGTCCCTACCCTTAAAGGCAGCAAGATACCCATCAAAGAAATAGCGAAGATTCGGAAAGTAACGGGCCCGGCGTTTGTCTACCGCGACAATAACAAGCGCTTCATCGGGGTGAAGTTTTCCGTACGTGAAAGAGACCTGGGCAGTACCATTGCCGAGGCGCAAAGCAAAGTGGCCCCCATTTTGAAAAGCCTGCCCAAGGGGTATTCCGTCAACTGGACGGGGGAATTTGAGAATCAGGTGCGCGCCACCCGGCAGCTGGGGCAGGTCGTGCCGGTCTGTCTGATCGCGATCTTTATCATTCTGTTTATTATGTTTGGTAATGCCAAAGATGCCGGCCTGGTATTGGCCAATGTTCCGTTTGCCATCATGGGAGGAATTTTGGCCATCCACGTAACAGGAATCAATTTCGGGATATCTGCCGGCGTGGGATTCATTGCCTTATTTGGTATCTGTATTCAGAATGGAGTGATCCTGATCTCGGTCTTTAATAAAAATGTATCCTCCCGAATGTCCCTTGATACGGCCATTCGGGAAGGGGTAAAATCACGCATTCGTCCGGTAGTGATGACTGCCATGATGGCGGCCATCGGCTTACTTCCGGCGGCTGTTTCGACCGGCATCGGTTCCGAGACCCAAAAGCCGCTGGCCATTGTGGTGATCGGCGGGCTCATCACGGCAACGGTGTTGACACTGATGATCTTTCCGATCATCTACCGCTTTTTCTATCGTCACAATGTACATACGATCAAGGATTTAGAATAA